One genomic region from Microcystis panniformis FACHB-1757 encodes:
- a CDS encoding Crp/Fnr family transcriptional regulator, whose amino-acid sequence MREPLVTRLFQPRDPLPSRLDALWLINRGVVKVMTWDEEGEIVILGYWGENDVVGRPLSQIQPYEMQCCTSVEATCLPLERGSSLSSALCRHVQQTEHWLCSLRRDRPRLRFLKTLIQLSQKFGRPAETGQRIDIRFTHRELAEMVGMTRVSITRLINEFEQQGLISRAGGHIIVLPSADTQFHPY is encoded by the coding sequence ATGCGGGAACCTCTCGTCACTCGTCTATTTCAACCCCGTGACCCCCTACCCTCGCGTCTGGATGCTCTTTGGTTAATCAATCGCGGTGTGGTTAAGGTGATGACGTGGGATGAGGAAGGAGAAATCGTCATCCTCGGCTATTGGGGAGAAAATGATGTGGTCGGCCGTCCCCTATCGCAGATTCAACCCTACGAGATGCAGTGCTGCACTAGCGTTGAAGCTACTTGTCTTCCTCTTGAACGGGGTAGCAGTCTTTCCTCGGCTCTCTGTCGTCACGTTCAACAAACTGAGCATTGGCTCTGTTCCCTGCGTCGCGATCGGCCTAGGCTGCGTTTTCTGAAAACTCTAATTCAATTATCGCAAAAGTTCGGTCGTCCCGCAGAAACGGGCCAGCGTATCGATATCCGTTTCACTCATCGGGAATTAGCCGAAATGGTCGGGATGACCAGAGTGAGCATTACCCGACTCATCAATGAATTCGAGCAACAAGGTCTGATTTCTCGTGCGGGAGGACATATTATTGTTTTACCTTCTGCTGACACCCAATTTCATCCTTATTAG
- a CDS encoding Asr1405/Asl0597 family protein — translation MCCQCPMYSPLTVQIESPYDLVQLLGVLRSLHCSRGELIQLLKDCWRLEVSGVDH, via the coding sequence ATTTGCTGTCAATGTCCAATGTACTCCCCCCTGACGGTGCAGATCGAGTCACCCTACGATTTAGTTCAGCTTTTGGGTGTGTTGCGTTCTCTCCATTGCTCTAGAGGGGAATTAATTCAATTATTGAAAGATTGCTGGCGCTTAGAAGTTAGCGGTGTCGATCATTAA